TTTGTTTAGCTTACAATATCAAAGAACCTCGACCGCTTAGGACACAACATAGGTGAAAGCAAAGCCAGCCTCATTCTGTCTGTAGATGTCGTCGCTGTTGAACAGAACCATCAAAGGACCGGGATTGTTGCCTAAAAAGTGGGTAATAATAGTATTAATATAGTTATTATAAATGGATTAACATGTTcaataaatatcaaatattaaatGATATAAGCTGATTTAACCATAAGTTTGCTCACTAGTGTAACCTGAGCTTTTGCCCCATAAAAAGCTCTATGAAACTTACTCGATATGACCACATCCTTCTGTATGGAGCCACAGAAGTAGGTGGCGTGCTTGTGGCTATCCTCGAAGGTTGCCTGTGGCACCATCAGGAAATCGGCATCCAGGTCGTTGGTACTATCGCTGCTGTAGCAGTTCTCATCGGTCATCAAGGTGGAAGCGGAAATCACATCTCCCACGTTGAAGTCATAGGCGCGAATGCTTTTGAAGAATTGTGCAAGTGAAGTTAATATTAATACAGGAAGTAGATATTTAATTACTCACGTTAGAGTCTTAGTATCGGTTTGGCGACGGAAGCAGATGGCGTAGTTCATGCGAGATGGATAGATGCCATTGCCATCGTTGTAGTTGAAGGACTTCACAGCTCCCTTGGGCTGGGGGAAGTACTGCCGACAGCCGGGCGGGGCAACAAAGAAGCCATCCTTGATGGTGCTGGCTCGACTCTCAATGGTGACGTCGTCCTCCAGGTCCAACGAGCGAACGGAGGCTCCGGCCGGACACTCCAGCTGCGTGACGGTCATGTCCCAGTAGGCGGTGGGCAGGCCACTGCCTCCAGCACGATCGGCCAAACTGATGACCAGATCCACCAAAGACTCCCCATCGGTGGCGTTGAAGGGCACATAGATGTGCTGCCACACCTCGGTGCCGCAAAGTTTCAGTCCATCGACCTCGAAGTAATCACGGGTGCACTCGGCATAGGTCAGGCCGGAACCATCGGATTCCAGCGTGGGTTGAGCCAAGGTCATGGCCCAATCGATTCTCAGCTGGCAAACGTACTTGCTGGTCGGCTTGATATGGTACTCGCAAACCCGCGGAGGATTCGTCGGGTTCACCAGGTTGATGTTCTTCGAGGAGGTAGTGCCTCCACAGGTGGGCGTGGCTACCGAAGCGGCTTGAGTGGCCGCAACGACCGCCAGGAGGAGcagggcgcttgcaatgcaGTTCTTCATCGTTCTGAGTCGTCGCAGCGGTCAGTGGATGGGTTTTTATGGCCCGCCGGCAATCTCACCTGTCACCCCTATCGCACCCAATTGTCCAGGTTCCAGTGTCAACAATCATGATCGATTGGTTTTATCGCACCGCTGGCCCAAGGGGGCACCTGCAGTCTGACGGCGAAATCGCAAACAATTGGAGTCCCTCTATTATTGGTTAGCCACGCAAAAGGTATTTTTAATAGCCCTATCAGTGGGGAAAATTCATGGCAATCTATTTAGGCTATTTGGATCTAAGAGCTTTGTTATACTCTTACAAAGGAGTACCATGACTTTGTCCAGAAACTTGCGATGGTGtgacatttccattttcagcTATCAAGCTATCGATTCTAAGAGTTTTCAACTTGGATTATTATTGTTTCCTCATTGGTGTTTATGACGTAGGTATTTCCCCGTTGCCCTCATTAATTATATTTGTTCCAACTATATCAGCATTCAAAGTGTCTGCaagcaaaacaacaaaattaatttatttcattttttatttcaaattaaaCCCCAGCGAACAGCGATAAGGTTTTATAAACATCAACTTGACCGCGCTTTTATCAGATAAATGTTTAAGTATATGAATGACAATCAGTTGATTGGCATATATACTTTTTAAACAACTTTCGACTACGAATAGAACTCTGCTGGAACTGCATTTATCGAAGCTGAGGCCCAATTTTAGTTGTGCAATTTGGCTCTTATTGGGGTCTTGTCAACTCAATCACACACTACAATACTTGTTACCTCTTTTCACTTTTTgacatcatcgtcatcatcatcattatcatcatcgTTACTATCGATTGTCATCTTCGTTTATAGCGATGATAATGAGAtagccagccagtcagcccTCTCAGTTCCCAAAACAGTGTGCAAACATAACCCAGTTTTGACAGATCTAAGATCAAAGTAATGGACACTCGTTGAGGTTCAATGACTCGATCGATCGGCGACTTCGGCCAGCAAGCCAGCAAGTTAATAGGCGCAACTAGCCTGGCTTGAATATTCATGCCGGTAGGTGACGAACCGAGCTTCTTACCAAATATTGACACGCCGTTGCTTCTAACACGAAAATCTCATCACCGCATCACCGCATCGCTGCCAGCGCCGCTGTATCTGCTTCGGATTCTTCGGCCCCAAGAAGTGCTATATAAGCGCTGCGACCCCCAAAAGATCCACACAGTCGATGTGAAAGTGCGTGGGTGAAAAGAACCTGAGTGAAACCGAGGATTATGATTGGATATACGCTGCTGCTTCCGCTGGGATTATTGGCCATTGCGCAGGCGCAAACGCTGAATGACACAAGCGGTTCTCTGGCCGTCGCCCAGGAGCCTGGCATGTGGCGCCAGGCCAGGCGGAGGAGTGTCCTGGCGGACAGCTGCGTCACGAACAGCGGCACCACCGGCACCTGCCTCACTCGCTTCAAGTGCATGCGGCAATCGGGCACAGTGAATGGATATTGCGGCACCTACGGCGTTTGCTGTGAAAGTGAGTTAAAGAAAGTGATACGGAAAATGTGTGATCGGGAAAAGTGGGTCAATAAATATATTGGCCATGATCATGAATTCACTAGAATATTATGTAATTGCTCTCTCTCGAATGTTTAAACGTGTTAAAGGCGCTGTTTGCATTTTCACTAAAGTGATATTCACTGAATTGTATAGATATTTAAATCTACTTCgtatggaaatattatcatttctCCCAAGTTAAGCTAATAGTTCCTGTTTTTCTGTAGCCAACCTACAAGTGGGCACTTCTACGCGCCAGAAGCGAACGATTATCAAGAATCCTGGCGTTTTGTCCAGCGATTTGAATACCTACACCATCGAAGCCTTTAGCAGCAATGTGCAGCAATTGCGAATCGACTTTGAGCAGTTCGTGATGCAGCAGCCCACGGATGTGGATGGAGTACTTGAGTGCCAGGACTACTTTGAGGCGGGTGGCTTCAAGTTGTGCGGTGTAAACGATGGCCAGCACCTGTACCTGCCCTTCAATGCGGCTGCGGGAGTCGATCAGGTGACCCTAACGTTTGTAGTGACCTCCAGAGGAACTGCACCCGTTTGGAGGTTGATCGTAACACAGCTTGAAGGTCCACCAGCGAATAGCCGACGGCGTTCGAGCACTTCTTCCGGCCTGGGAACCTCCACCAATTCTCTGCAGGATCTGAGAGACATCTTCGCCTCCCATCACGCTGACTATGAGCTACTTGCTCCGCCCGGCTGCCAGCAGTACTACACCGATCTGTCGGGCACCATTCGCAGCTTCAACTTTCAGACTTCGGTGACCAGCAACTATATGCCTGACTTGAGCTACAATATCTGCATCAAATCAGCTACTACCGCCAGCATGATCGAGTGAGTTACATACTTATACTACTAACTACTTTTCGAAATCTTTATATACTCATCTGGGTGAAGTATCAAGGCTAACCactaatattattttaatgagATAGAAGTAATAATACTTACTTTACAATAAAGTATAAACTAGTGTCTATGGGTTACTAAATCTAAcgtattaattaattaagtgattaaatatttaataatttttgaaCTACCTACTGAAACTAACTATTAATGCAATATGCTCCTCCTTAATTTCTTAACAGATACTCCTTCAGCAAGTTCTCAATGTCGGTGCAGTCGGACTCCAGCGAGGGCTACGACGAGTTCTGCCACGCCACTGTCCACACGACCGGCAGACAGGAGGACTACTTGATGATACCGCAGAGCATTCTGGCCAAGAACATGGCCTACCAGCCCACCTACTACTGCGGCACCAACGACAACCTGCTGGTTTATGGTGAGTGTTTGGTTGTGCGGATGTGGAAAGTCCGTTGGAACAGCGCCTGATATGTGGCTTCCCTATTTGCAGCCTCGCCGCCCTACATGATGCACTTCTCCAGTGATGACCTCACCTTGAATCGGGATGTGGAGACGGGCTTCAGTATGACTTACCGCCAGAGGAATTCGCTACTTTAAGCACTCATTTGTTTTCACCTATAATTGGATAGTTTCTTGCCTCAACCATTAAATAAACTCGAATGTCTTTAAGTGAAACACACACGACTTTAAGCTTAATTTTGGCATTCATTTAATGAGCTTGTCAAATCGAGGGGATTATGACAAAATATCGGGATGGGGGAACTggatcacacacacacacaagcgcaCTCGCAAAAAGTTGGACAAACGCATTAAGGAGCTTGTGCGGTCAGCGACACGATTATCCTTTTAGTTGCGTAATTAGTGTGATTAAAGTCAAGAGCTTCGATATGCCCGATGGGGAGCCAATACCCCTGTATGTGTTGATGCTAAAATGCCACCGTAgaacaaaggcaaacaaatagAAATGTATAAAACGCGCCATTGGCAGCTTTGAGTGCTGGGAATCGAACCGCGTCGTATACCCACAGACCCCCATCCCCTCCTGATTCCCATCCCCACTCCCAATACCATTCCCCGGAAGCCTTTCACTCTGACAAGGTGCTAGATTTGGAAGCCCGCTAATTGACGGGCAGCGCATTCTTCCAGCGATCATGGCTCATTTAGCAGCGCCGGCTCCGAGAATCACTCTCACCCAGCTAGCCAGCCAGTTAGCCACCCACTCCACTGCACTCCACTCTTAACTGGTGTAAATTGTAAAATAAGCCAATCAGGCAGGCACATGCCCAGTCCGAGTCCCAATCCCAACGGTCAATATGGTTGATTGGTTCCGGGGGAGTCTCTTTATGGCTGGATTAGCGTGTTCGCACCTGCCGTGGACAGCAGCTCTATTAGACAGCCAGGCGGGGATCGGCGAAGGGAGCTTCCTAAGCCCACCGTGACCCATCATTAATGGTTGCCAAACCAAAAGGCGGTAGTAGtaagtaaataaatactaAACACAAACAACTCGGACTAGGCAGTGTTTCGGTACTTTGGTAATGAGTAAGCCACTTGTAAAATGGTTGCCAAAATCTAATGACCAATTTTTGGCACCACTTTTGCTAATGTTTCATTACATTACTTAAAGTTCTGTGTAGTTGGGCTTACTTGCTTGACTTTCCACGACAAAAACGGAAATTAAATGTTCATTATAGTAATTTTCCCACCATTCTTTAATTTCTATATTATTCTATAAAATTTTGGAAGAATCCTTGGATGTCGAGGAAAATACTTCCCTATACTATTTAGGGCATCTGGTAGTCGCAAgcttcatttaatttgtaTCTCTATCTACTTTTATTGCGTTCGTTGTATGTGGCAAACAACAAGCCATAAAGCAAAGTTCCTTGCAATGGCTTGCAGCGGCTTTCCCAGGTACAAACTGCTAAATGTTGCTCATAAATTAACGCCAAACTAAACTGCTGGTAGATGGCGGTCTGTGGgtggcggtgggtggtggttaaAAAATAGGATGCCCAGGACCTCCTGAGGTGGCTAAGGCTAAATGCTGTGAGTGGCAAAAGATCGACGACAACCAGCAACTGGCAACGCGTCGCAGCTGCAGTGAAAATAacgaaaatgcattttaaaaccCCCGAAAGCAAACGAGGCGGCGGACAGAGCGAGGAAAAGCCAGggaaaacaaggaaaactcACGGGGCGTGCAGAAGGAAAGGGCCAGCGTTCCACTGGACTGGTCAGTCTCTCGTTCTAGCTCACTCCTCCTCGCTTGGCACTCCTTCCTTCTCGCTTGCCCAGCATGCCAGTGTGTTTAAGTAATGATTTTGCAAAATATGCGCAAAAGTGCCAACACCAACACCCGGCAATATGGTGCCCTAAATGGAGTGTAACCGGAAGTGCGAATAGCGCGCAGCTGGGGCGACCAGTTGACCAAGATAAGATGCCGCTTCAGTTCGGGCTTAAAGCCCTTTAAAGCCACCTCGCATTGATGGCTAATAAGCAAAGAGGGAAAGCTTTGGACAACCGAATGCAAGCCAATTTGTCATGGTCAGCAGGGGTGCGAAAATGCATGCCAAAGTGGCTTACACGGGCTGCAGTTTTTGGCTCGCAACAGCGCAAATGGAAATTGTAAGCGACCATGTAAggtgcactgaaaaaataaCCTATTTTTACCATGTTTACAAATGTGtaaactgaaaataaatattctgcaataaaatattctggaCATGAAATTTGCTTTAAAAAGACCTAAATTTCGttcattttacatttttgtagcatacttttagaCACCTTATTCTTAATTGTTGTAAATTCTAAATATCTTTGTATAACTTTAATAGAATTATTTCAATTCTCGCTTTGCCATTCTATGTGTGATTTTTATTAGACATGTTTTTTACTTTCTGAAATAACCTTAAGATTTGATGACCCATTTTGATGGAATTTTCGACGTGTGTTCTCTTTCCCGCCCTTCTGTTGTCTTATCAACACATTGTCGCCAACATGCAGGCTCgtgaaatgaaacgaaaatATTGAAGCTGTCCTTTGTGGCGGGCGGTGCTTTATCGAGCGCCGCCCACCGAAATGTCCTGTTCTCATAACATTTCTAAAGACAAAAACTGCAAATTCGAGATACAATTGCAATGCGGTGCATGTGAAAGAGAAGGATGTACGTTGAGAGGGAGATGGGGAATGAATGGTGTGACTTGGGGGGTTCAGGGTGGGGAACCACTCACGTGCGATATGTGTGCGaatttttgttgattttcatGGCATATTTTACACTGGCTGTAAATACACAGgcgcacgtgtgtgtgtgtgcgtgtgtgcgagtgtgcagcaagaaataaaattgaaatgaaatatgCAAACATGAAAAATATGCGCCAGCCCGAAAATATGCTACGAAAAAATTGCCAGTTCACAGAGaggcacacacgcacacacatacgcagATCCAGATCCAGAAGCACACCCACACTAGTACACTCGCTCATGCACCCACACTGTTGCACTGGCCACTCGGCTGCGATTTATTGCATTATCAATAAAGTGAATAAATTTTGAGGTTATTGTGGCGTGATAACGGCAATTTTTGTACTTGCTCTTGTTTCTCCAGCATTCCAACGTTCgtctgtgtttgtgtgtaCGTGCTTGTGTGCGTGGGCTGATTGTATCTGTATGTGTACGCCGGAGCGTGGGGCGTGGCGTGCTGGAATGGTAATACTGTGTAAATGGCGctgttaattaaaaaatcaCACCCATGCGTATCGCCGTTGCCAACAATTAACTGATTAAATGCTTAAGCCGCTTGGCTTAAAGACTTCCCATTCAAATTGCACGGCTATTGAAGGGATTTCGCCAAAGGTTTTCGAATGCAAAACAGTTTATGGTACTTGAATGGACAATGGAAGTGTTAAAGGAGTACTTTTTGCAGGATTCCCCCATAAACAATTGTGGCAAAAAGTTCTATTTACCTCaacaatatatttaatatacaaATAGGTATAAGAAGGCTTAAATCACAGATTACTATTAAAAGCGCtatacaattattattcttttgGATGAAGTAGATTGCCAGTCATACCAGTGACTTAGTCCTATTTCAAGAAGATTTGAGTTCAGCAGCTGGTTTTAATGAATAAAACTTCATAACCACGAAGAAATTGCGAAAAAGCAATCCAAGCTCGCTGTCAAAAAGAAAACTTGTTTTATACACCTTGTGTTTTTAGATCATAGAAATGCATTAAATTCCGGTTGAACCACTCACAGTGAAAATTTCTCCACCGAATTGGCAACTTGTTCATTAATTAGCAGCCAATAACCTGCTAATTTCACACCATAAACAGAATGATCAAAGAGCTTGTGTGCCAAAATGGCAATGGCACGGAGTACGGGGTATCTAAACATTGCTACGGTCATTTGGTTTTCCTAATTTTATTATTAGGCCCGCCACGAGCTCTTCTCTGTTTACATTCCCACAGAGACGAGAATGAGAATCTCGGAATGAGTCAGGAAAGCCTCACCCTTCTTATTGGTCAGCTAATTCATGCGGAAATGCAAATCCAAATTCAAAAACCAAATCCAAAACCGAAAGCAGAACCAAATCCAAAACCATCTCCTTCAGTCTTGGACTCTAGATACGAATCtgagtttgagtttgagtCGCTATGCAAATTGCGTTGGCGACACGGTAACTGTTTGAACTATGAATTTCTCACCGTTTGTGTTTATGGAAATTTCGGGAATTATGCAAAACGCTGCTGAGTCACCCACACCCACGCGtacacatacacatgcacCGCACAccccacccacacacgcacacacaacaCACCCCATTTGTGTTCTAACAccctttgtgtgtgtgggtgcttGTGCGGCGATTGTTTGTCTCTTCTGTGTGAGTTATAATATGTTAATCGCTACCGTTTGCATGTTTGCATATTGAATAATTGCCAGTTTGTGTGGGCGATTCGGGCCTTTTGTTTGTGGCTGGTCAATAGGTTCCATTATGGAAAAATTGGCGGACACATCAAACTGTCAACAGATCAAACAACGGCGGCATTGCTGCGCCACTTTCAACATTAGCTATTCGATGATCTGGCAAAAGGGGTCAACATTTCGCCGCGGGCGGGTTGACGACACAcggatgatgacgatgatggtgatggtgatggtgaggatgaggatgaggatgatggCCATGATGATGACGACACAATGGGGCGCACCAGCCACCCAAAGAACCTGGAAACAAGCGAGTCGCGCTGCGTTTTaataaatttgtaaacagaTTTGTTAATTTCAGCATAAAATTTTGATGAGAATTCAGCCATATTGTGCACGGTGCTCTTCTGAAGAAAGCTTCTATCTTTCACTGCGAGCACtcgcgtgtgtgcgtgtgtaggTGTACGAATTGCGGGTGTGTGCGTGCGATGGTGTTAAGTATGCGTGTTCAACACAAATAACGATAAAAACACAAAGTTAACTGCAGGCAAACAGTAACTGGTAAATACACATAGAAAAACTATTGTATTTATTCTGCCTTTACATTTTTCTTGTAGAAGAATAtgtattatattaaattagtaatataatttattattaaagttAATCTTggcaattttatttaaagtttagGCAATATTTTTCTCGGTGCAGGAAAGAGGAAACACTGAGCCGGATTTTTAAGGCAGGCAAATGAAACTGCCGCCGcaaagtgtgtgcgtgtatgcgtgtgtgtgtgtgcctgtgtatCCTTTAAGCACAGCATCACCATCAGCAGGagcaagagcaacaacaatgtgGAGAAAAGGCGTAAGAATTTAATGAAAATCATCAACAAAGTGGGGCCATTAAGGGGCGGATCTGGGAATGAGGGGGGCGTTTTTGGGGGGCTGGAAATGTAACCAAGTTTATGATGAGCCACGAAAATTAAGACTACAAATGTTTGTTTGGCTTAAATGAGTTTCCCTCGCTTGGCGACAGGTTGTTTTTTGCCTTTCCCTTCCCGgagaataaaaataaatgcgaCTTGTTGTTGGCCTGCCGGCCGGCATGTTGTATCCCGGTTTTTCGTTTCTGTAAAGTTGAAATGCCAGCGAGACAGTTTACATAATGAACGAACAGGGAGGGGGTTCGTGGGCTTTTTATGGCCATGTTAATTATTAGATAGAATTTGAAATGAGATTCCAGCCGAAATGGTCAGCAAATGTTGGCTGGCCGTCAGCCGGTCGCAACGATTCTCCATAACCATAAGCGTTatggccatggccaaaacAGTGTCGATGATGCCCGAAAAGTTGGCGCAATGGAGCGCGAAACTAATAAGGATAACGCGCGGGTCCTTTCGCAGGAGTTTCCGAGGAGCCGAGTCGCGCGAGACATCAGCAAAAAAATAGATTCCTAATTGCATTGCAACAGTTTTCGTGTCGCTtctgctgctgtggctgcaATTATCGCGAGTGTGCGAAAAACTGCTGCATTCAGTGGGTGGCAGTGTGGTTGGGTGGTGCGTGTGGGTGGTGCACCATAAAAATGCTGCCTCATCTGCCTTTCGGCGTTCGCACAAGTGCAAAGTGCCACAAAAGCAAGCGCATAAAACGCGACATGGCGtttggcaaacattttccattttgcgAGCAGCTTTCAGCGTATGCGAATGATATTTGGGCTTCGGTTTATGCGAATTTTTTTCACTCAGCAGCTCAGCCAACAGCCGTAATTGTAATGAAACCCGGCAAAAAGATAATCGCAAAGCCACATATGTATGGTTATTGGAATGCGCTTAGATTCTTAAAGGCTTGTACCATGTGTAAAATCAGCAAAAATGTATGAAATTTCATAGGCACATCCTACAGTTCATATtcgaattaaatttaaattgaaaacacTTAAGTTTAGTTTGTTTCGCAATTAAGCATTAGTgtgtattttaaaaattaataataataacttacAACTTTCGGAAACAATTAACTTTAATAGTATAAAACCCAGTCCAATGTATCATaaacatttaataaattaagaaAGAGCAAAACACTTGCATTTTAAAATCCTCCTTctccattttttgtttt
This genomic interval from Drosophila mauritiana strain mau12 chromosome 2R, ASM438214v1, whole genome shotgun sequence contains the following:
- the LOC117136879 gene encoding uncharacterized protein LOC117136879 produces the protein MIGYTLLLPLGLLAIAQAQTLNDTSGSLAVAQEPGMWRQARRRSVLADSCVTNSGTTGTCLTRFKCMRQSGTVNGYCGTYGVCCETNLQVGTSTRQKRTIIKNPGVLSSDLNTYTIEAFSSNVQQLRIDFEQFVMQQPTDVDGVLECQDYFEAGGFKLCGVNDGQHLYLPFNAAAGVDQVTLTFVVTSRGTAPVWRLIVTQLEGPPANSRRRSSTSSGLGTSTNSLQDLRDIFASHHADYELLAPPGCQQYYTDLSGTIRSFNFQTSVTSNYMPDLSYNICIKSATTASMIEYSFSKFSMSVQSDSSEGYDEFCHATVHTTGRQEDYLMIPQSILAKNMAYQPTYYCGTNDNLLVYASPPYMMHFSSDDLTLNRDVETGFSMTYRQRNSLL
- the LOC117136831 gene encoding uncharacterized protein LOC117136831, which gives rise to MKNCIASALLLLAVVAATQAASVATPTCGGTTSSKNINLVNPTNPPRVCEYHIKPTSKYVCQLRIDWAMTLAQPTLESDGSGLTYAECTRDYFEVDGLKLCGTEVWQHIYVPFNATDGESLVDLVISLADRAGGSGLPTAYWDMTVTQLECPAGASVRSLDLEDDVTIESRASTIKDGFFVAPPGCRQYFPQPKGAVKSFNYNDGNGIYPSRMNYAICFRRQTDTKTLTIRAYDFNVGDVISASTLMTDENCYSSDSTNDLDADFLMVPQATFEDSHKHATYFCGSIQKDVVISSNNPGPLMVLFNSDDIYRQNEAGFAFTYVVS